In Pelomicrobium methylotrophicum, a single genomic region encodes these proteins:
- a CDS encoding cyclic nucleotide-binding domain-containing protein: MSKKKVCRVDEVPVGGLKEVEVEGGLKVVVANAGEGFYACQAICPHQEVPLCEGLFDGQVLTCHMHLWQWDIRSGAPQGLAEAPLTTYDITVEDGVIYLIPPSALDSSELFKGLPQETLAKLQALCRPETHPEGSTLYRVGDAAEDLYILESGRVEFLIGRDDRTTPAGFVLRRGEVFGWAALMDGQPVRIAKATCLEESAVLRINGKEVLKALESDPAAGYLVMRRLAELITRYLTASGAK; the protein is encoded by the coding sequence GTGAGCAAGAAAAAGGTATGCCGGGTCGACGAGGTCCCGGTCGGCGGTTTGAAAGAGGTCGAGGTGGAAGGCGGGCTCAAAGTCGTGGTCGCCAATGCGGGCGAGGGCTTCTACGCCTGCCAGGCGATCTGCCCGCACCAGGAAGTCCCCTTGTGCGAGGGCCTGTTCGACGGGCAGGTGCTCACCTGCCATATGCATCTGTGGCAGTGGGACATCCGCAGCGGCGCGCCGCAGGGCCTGGCCGAGGCGCCGCTGACGACTTACGACATTACGGTCGAGGACGGCGTGATTTACCTGATCCCGCCCTCCGCGCTCGACTCTTCCGAGTTGTTCAAGGGCCTGCCCCAGGAAACGCTGGCCAAGCTTCAGGCGCTGTGCAGGCCCGAGACCCACCCCGAAGGAAGCACGCTGTACCGGGTGGGCGATGCGGCAGAGGACCTTTACATCCTCGAAAGCGGGCGAGTGGAATTCCTGATTGGGCGCGACGATCGAACGACGCCAGCCGGGTTCGTTCTGCGCAGGGGTGAGGTCTTCGGCTGGGCAGCGCTCATGGACGGGCAGCCGGTGCGGATCGCCAAGGCGACCTGCCTGGAGGAGTCCGCAGTGCTGAGGATCAATGGAAAGGAGGTACTGAAGGCTCTGGAATCCGATCCCGCCGCCGGATATCTGGTGATGCGCAGGCTCGCGGAGCTCATCACTCGATATCTCACGGCGTCGGGCGCGAAGTAG
- a CDS encoding ABC transporter substrate-binding protein, producing the protein MNISVSKSSSKWLIGAVGAAVLGLATAPAMAQQTLSYGKPGEPVKLVVGYQPYYTESWSGVVMRGKKFYEKYLPKGSEVEFQIGLQGSIIVNNMLAGKQHIGYMGDMPAIVSTTKQNVGDVRIVAVLGLGFDQCNIFLARKDAPNFSSPTEALKWLNGKQVAVPKGSCTDRFAQAVFKKVGIQPAAYLNQNIEVITSGFRAGKLDAAVIWEPTASRIVEEGLARRVASGFSVNENDGGFMAMRADLIEQRPDVVKAWLNAELDAQQFLADPKNAKEIIDMAMQQTTGFPREAMARALYGAYPDQGGAQKRFTLPYAFTPEAMNLITKATEFLHEIKTINVNKLRPEAVMPQFTQDILKQRGLTAPIGSVPVLSSDQLAQVSK; encoded by the coding sequence ATGAACATCTCAGTTTCCAAATCTTCCTCAAAATGGCTTATCGGGGCAGTGGGGGCTGCCGTGCTGGGCCTCGCAACCGCGCCAGCCATGGCGCAGCAGACTTTGAGCTACGGGAAGCCGGGAGAGCCGGTGAAGCTGGTGGTGGGTTACCAGCCGTACTACACCGAGTCCTGGTCGGGTGTTGTGATGCGGGGCAAGAAGTTCTACGAAAAGTACCTACCCAAGGGCTCCGAGGTCGAATTCCAGATTGGCCTACAAGGGTCGATCATCGTAAACAACATGCTGGCAGGCAAGCAGCACATCGGTTACATGGGCGACATGCCGGCCATTGTTTCCACCACCAAGCAGAATGTGGGCGATGTGCGCATCGTGGCGGTGCTCGGACTTGGGTTTGACCAGTGCAACATCTTCCTGGCCCGTAAGGACGCCCCGAATTTCAGCAGTCCAACCGAAGCGCTCAAGTGGTTGAACGGGAAGCAGGTGGCGGTGCCCAAGGGAAGCTGCACGGACCGGTTTGCCCAGGCCGTGTTCAAGAAGGTCGGGATCCAGCCCGCGGCCTATCTTAACCAGAACATCGAGGTCATCACCAGCGGCTTCCGCGCGGGCAAGCTGGATGCCGCCGTCATCTGGGAGCCGACCGCTTCGCGGATCGTGGAAGAGGGGCTCGCCAGGCGCGTTGCTTCCGGCTTCAGCGTCAACGAGAACGATGGCGGATTCATGGCCATGCGCGCCGACCTGATCGAGCAGCGGCCGGACGTGGTGAAGGCATGGTTAAACGCCGAGCTGGATGCGCAGCAGTTCCTGGCCGATCCGAAGAACGCCAAGGAGATCATCGACATGGCCATGCAGCAGACCACCGGTTTTCCGCGGGAGGCGATGGCCAGGGCGCTTTACGGCGCGTACCCGGATCAGGGCGGAGCGCAGAAGCGGTTCACGCTTCCGTATGCGTTTACGCCTGAAGCGATGAATCTGATCACCAAGGCGACCGAGTTCCTGCACGAGATCAAGACCATCAACGTGAACAAGCTACGGCCTGAAGCCGTCATGCCCCAATTCACCCAGGACATCCTCAAGCAGCGCGGGCTCACGGCGCCGATCGGGTCGGTGCCCGTCCTGAGCAGCGACCAGCTCGCGCAGGTCTCGAAGTGA